The following coding sequences are from one Streptomyces sp. NBC_01232 window:
- a CDS encoding DMT family transporter: MVATNTTRATLPPDAAGPRAGHPGRRGLSPQTEGMLALLVTVSIWAAFALSARALAGSSLLPADAALLRFGVPLVVLFPALWRRRRAIAAVRPGPAVKIVCGAGVPFFLAAMHGGALTSAAFVGSIVPGMVPLFVSAIMIRRGHGLPRGTQTAGLALIAAGVIALVWRYVVPVDTDVLAGAGTLLVASGLWALYTVGLREVDLDPVGSIGLLCLPSFAVIGVLVLTGVLPTGIAHAAGSDIALFLVVQGLGVGLCAGLLYAFAIRRLGAERSAVVGSLSPVAVVLLAIPLLGETPTLAVLVGVPLITAGVVLANRRPRPKVPADA; encoded by the coding sequence GCCCGCGGGCCGGACACCCCGGCCGGCGCGGGCTCTCCCCACAGACCGAGGGCATGCTGGCCCTGCTGGTCACCGTGTCGATCTGGGCGGCCTTCGCGCTCAGCGCCCGGGCCCTGGCCGGTTCCTCGCTGCTTCCCGCCGACGCCGCCCTGCTGCGGTTCGGTGTCCCCCTGGTCGTCCTGTTCCCCGCCCTGTGGCGGCGCCGTCGCGCCATCGCCGCCGTGCGGCCCGGACCCGCCGTGAAGATCGTCTGCGGTGCGGGGGTGCCCTTCTTCCTGGCCGCGATGCACGGCGGCGCCCTGACCTCCGCCGCCTTCGTCGGCTCCATCGTCCCCGGCATGGTCCCGCTCTTCGTCTCCGCGATCATGATCCGTCGCGGCCACGGCCTCCCCCGCGGGACGCAGACGGCAGGGCTCGCCCTGATCGCGGCCGGAGTGATCGCCCTCGTCTGGCGCTACGTCGTACCGGTCGACACGGACGTACTCGCCGGCGCCGGCACGCTCCTCGTGGCCAGCGGGCTGTGGGCCCTCTACACGGTGGGACTGCGCGAGGTGGACCTCGATCCCGTCGGATCGATCGGCCTGCTCTGCCTGCCCTCCTTCGCGGTGATCGGCGTCCTGGTCCTCACCGGGGTGCTCCCGACCGGCATCGCGCACGCGGCGGGCAGCGACATCGCGCTGTTCCTCGTCGTACAGGGACTGGGCGTCGGACTGTGCGCGGGCCTCCTGTACGCCTTCGCCATCCGCCGGCTCGGCGCCGAGCGCAGCGCCGTCGTCGGCAGCCTGAGCCCCGTCGCCGTCGTCCTGCTCGCCATTCCGCTGCTCGGCGAGACCCCGACCCTCGCCGTGCTCGTCGGCGTACCCCTCATCACCGCCGGCGTCGTCCTCGCCAACCGCCGCCCACGACCCAAGGTTCCCGCAGATGCTTGA